The Sporomusaceae bacterium FL31 genome contains a region encoding:
- a CDS encoding reverse rubrerythrin — translation MKKFVCTVCGYVHEGGEAPEKCPVCKASQANFKEMSGELAWADEHRIGVVKDIPVEILEGLRANFTGECTEVGMYLAMSRQADRQGYPEVAEAYKRIAFEEAEHAAKFAEILGEVVVADTKANLSARVEAEYGACDGKKKLAALAKQHNLEAIHDTVHEMGKDEARHGCAFKGLLDRYFK, via the coding sequence ATGAAGAAGTTTGTTTGTACAGTGTGTGGTTATGTTCATGAAGGCGGAGAAGCTCCAGAGAAGTGTCCTGTCTGTAAGGCCAGCCAAGCTAATTTCAAAGAAATGAGCGGCGAATTGGCGTGGGCCGATGAACATAGAATTGGTGTTGTCAAAGATATCCCGGTTGAGATCTTGGAGGGATTACGTGCCAACTTTACTGGCGAATGTACAGAAGTGGGCATGTATTTGGCAATGTCCCGCCAAGCAGACCGTCAAGGATACCCTGAGGTGGCTGAAGCCTATAAGCGCATTGCTTTTGAAGAAGCCGAACATGCTGCCAAGTTTGCCGAAATTTTAGGTGAGGTAGTCGTTGCGGATACAAAAGCCAATTTAAGCGCCAGGGTAGAAGCCGAGTATGGTGCCTGTGACGGTAAAAAGAAACTGGCAGCATTGGCTAAGCAGCATAATCTAGAGGCCATTCATGATACTGTTCATGAGATGGGCAAAGATGAAGCAAGGCATGGCTGTGCTTTTAAAGGGCTGCTGGACCGCTATTTTAAATAA
- the ybxI gene encoding putative beta-lactamase YbxI: MFDRRIIYLLLVFLLGFAGVAGGKGQLMQQKSTVNVASVNVDEFFRNTEGTFILKDVESGKMLIYNDKRAEARQAPQSTFKIMNSLIGLQVKAVQDEYDIKHWDGIQRTLNVWNQDHTLGSAMRYSVVWYYQAMARDIGDINMQNWLDQCSYGNRDISGGIDQFWLNSSLKISPIEQVNFLEKLYQEKLPFDKGVQKTVKRMLIQQEGDQYILYGKTGSSGMQNHHSVGWYVGFVTVQGHPYVFATNLDTQGEFAGLKAKELTIAILKTYQLITQ; the protein is encoded by the coding sequence ATGTTCGACAGGCGGATCATCTATCTATTACTAGTATTTTTATTGGGGTTTGCTGGCGTGGCCGGAGGTAAAGGTCAGTTGATGCAACAAAAGAGCACAGTGAATGTTGCCAGCGTCAATGTTGATGAATTTTTTCGAAACACAGAAGGAACATTTATTTTAAAAGATGTAGAATCTGGCAAGATGCTTATTTATAATGATAAACGGGCTGAAGCGCGTCAAGCGCCGCAATCAACGTTTAAAATTATGAATTCGTTAATTGGTCTGCAAGTAAAGGCTGTACAGGATGAGTATGATATTAAACACTGGGATGGTATTCAACGAACGCTCAATGTGTGGAATCAAGATCACACCTTAGGATCTGCTATGCGGTATTCCGTAGTCTGGTATTATCAAGCTATGGCACGAGATATTGGTGATATCAACATGCAAAATTGGCTGGATCAATGTTCCTATGGTAATCGTGATATTAGCGGTGGTATCGACCAGTTCTGGCTAAACAGCAGTTTGAAAATCTCGCCGATAGAACAAGTCAATTTCTTAGAAAAGCTTTATCAGGAAAAGCTGCCTTTCGATAAAGGCGTGCAAAAAACTGTTAAGAGAATGCTGATTCAGCAAGAAGGGGATCAATACATTCTTTATGGAAAGACAGGCAGTAGTGGCATGCAGAATCATCATTCAGTAGGATGGTATGTCGGATTTGTTACTGTTCAAGGCCATCCGTATGTTTTTGCCACTAATCTTGATACGCAAGGTGAGTTTGCTGGTTTAAAAGCCAAAGAACTAACCATTGCTATTCTCAAAACCTATCAATTGATCACTCAATAA
- a CDS encoding ABC transporter, giving the protein MSAIKVQNFSYAYHHPHKVLDDITITIEKGSFTVLLGPSGAGKTSLCLAVAGAIPHYFGGSLSGAVYINNLATVDSTMPELAQTVGSVLQDYEIQLVSMTVEEEIAFSLENQGMEDSQIAQCVKETLAAVGLTGYEKAEVASLSGGQKQRLAIGSVLAANPAILVLDEPSSALDPEGTQILYQLLGDLNKKRGLTILVVEHHIAQVLPYADQFILIDKGKVLYSGLPETVMTAMWQNQITPEALPPLWQIKLALQEQTGYQFSAWHDEAEAIAELTALLAKEVSRGA; this is encoded by the coding sequence ATGTCAGCAATCAAAGTACAAAACTTTAGTTATGCTTATCATCATCCTCATAAAGTTTTAGACGATATCACAATAACCATCGAAAAAGGCTCATTTACCGTGCTGCTGGGTCCCAGCGGTGCTGGCAAGACCTCTTTATGCCTGGCTGTTGCAGGTGCTATCCCTCATTATTTTGGCGGCAGTTTATCCGGTGCAGTTTATATTAATAACCTTGCAACTGTTGACAGTACCATGCCTGAGCTTGCCCAGACGGTCGGCAGCGTCCTTCAGGATTATGAGATTCAACTGGTTAGCATGACAGTGGAAGAGGAAATCGCTTTTAGTTTAGAAAATCAAGGGATGGAAGACAGTCAGATTGCTCAATGTGTTAAGGAAACACTGGCGGCAGTTGGTTTGACAGGCTATGAAAAAGCCGAAGTAGCTTCCTTGTCAGGCGGTCAAAAACAACGCCTGGCTATCGGCAGTGTCTTAGCCGCTAACCCTGCTATTCTAGTATTAGATGAACCATCCTCTGCGCTTGATCCAGAAGGAACGCAAATCTTGTATCAGCTGCTTGGAGACTTAAACAAAAAGCGCGGACTGACCATTTTGGTTGTTGAGCATCATATTGCGCAGGTTCTGCCTTATGCCGATCAATTTATTCTTATTGATAAAGGTAAAGTTCTTTATAGTGGTCTTCCTGAAACGGTAATGACCGCGATGTGGCAAAATCAGATTACACCAGAAGCTTTACCGCCATTATGGCAGATCAAACTAGCACTTCAAGAACAAACCGGCTACCAATTCTCAGCGTGGCACGATGAAGCAGAAGCCATTGCTGAATTAACGGCACTATTGGCAAAGGAGGTCTCTCGCGGTGCTTGA
- the glpQ_1 gene encoding glycerophosphoryl diester phosphodiesterase: MTKSWLNVLAVSMAIMLIMGITTVPVMAKAATDMFDLQAHRGGRDVRPENTLYAFAYALELGVTTLEMDLQMTKDGHIVISHNPKMSWILAKGPDGQYASKSNPPDIRTMTLEEIKQWDVGVMNPAAGDYYASHGKPQLPCPGARIPTLDEVFELVQAYGNDKVLINIETKSYADPKDEGFKNNPDPAVFSQAVYALIKKYNMQNRVTLQTFDWRTLKEFRKLDSTITLVALTCEQPSWGLEGLYRRVNETAPSPWLGGLNINDFKGDDYVAAAKKAGADILSPYYMELSPDKVAQAHELGMKVVPWTVNSVKDMNMLIDMGVDGFITDKPHIARKLLISRGITVAAPPPPPADMIYSTGITTVDAQSKDLAKGGDAAH; encoded by the coding sequence ATGACAAAAAGTTGGCTCAATGTTTTGGCTGTCAGTATGGCCATCATGCTCATAATGGGAATCACTACTGTCCCAGTCATGGCCAAAGCTGCAACAGACATGTTTGATCTTCAGGCCCATCGCGGCGGCCGCGATGTTCGCCCAGAAAACACTTTATATGCCTTTGCCTATGCACTGGAACTAGGAGTAACCACGCTGGAAATGGATTTACAGATGACCAAAGATGGCCATATCGTAATTAGTCACAATCCTAAAATGTCCTGGATACTGGCAAAAGGTCCTGACGGTCAGTATGCATCAAAAAGCAATCCCCCTGACATCCGTACTATGACTTTAGAGGAAATTAAACAATGGGATGTTGGAGTCATGAATCCGGCTGCCGGAGATTATTACGCCAGCCATGGCAAACCGCAGTTACCCTGCCCTGGAGCCAGAATACCTACTTTAGATGAAGTATTTGAGTTAGTTCAGGCGTATGGTAATGATAAGGTGCTTATCAATATTGAAACCAAATCTTACGCCGATCCAAAAGATGAAGGGTTTAAGAATAACCCTGATCCGGCTGTTTTCTCCCAGGCCGTATACGCGCTCATAAAAAAATACAACATGCAAAACCGGGTGACACTGCAAACATTTGATTGGCGCACCTTAAAAGAATTTCGCAAATTGGATTCCACGATCACCTTGGTAGCGCTAACTTGTGAACAGCCCTCCTGGGGCCTTGAAGGGCTTTATCGCCGTGTCAATGAAACCGCTCCTTCCCCTTGGCTGGGTGGACTGAATATCAATGATTTTAAAGGAGATGATTACGTCGCTGCAGCAAAAAAAGCTGGCGCAGACATTCTCTCGCCTTATTATATGGAATTATCACCTGATAAGGTTGCACAAGCACATGAGCTTGGCATGAAGGTAGTTCCTTGGACTGTGAACTCAGTGAAAGATATGAATATGTTAATTGATATGGGTGTTGACGGATTCATTACCGATAAACCGCATATCGCACGAAAACTTTTAATCAGCCGGGGCATCACAGTAGCTGCCCCCCCCCCGCCGCCTGCTGATATGATTTATTCAACAGGGATAACTACAGTGGATGCCCAGTCCAAAGATCTTGCCAAAGGCGGGGACGCTGCCCATTAA
- a CDS encoding amino acid lyase, translating to MYSFKNDYSEGTHPRILEALIEGNLEQAEGYGMDAVTLQAAELIKQKIKRTDVAIHFFSGGTQTNLTALSAFLRPHEAVIAANTGHILVHETGAIEATGHKIISIEVSDGKLACEHIHAALEGHTDEHMVKPRMVYISNPTEIGSIYTKSELSRLSQFCQQHALLLYVDGARLGSALCSEENDLELTELANLVDAFYIGGTKNGALLGEALVICNAALQADFRFHMKQKGALLAKGKLLGIQFRELFCDDLYFELARHANAMAGILRSEIGRAGYAFLTHSPSNQIFPILPNEIITKLQEKYSFYLWSKVDDTHSSIRLVTSWATQQDAVTAFIHDLNAANAQNSMD from the coding sequence ATGTATAGTTTTAAGAACGACTATAGTGAAGGCACACATCCACGGATTTTGGAGGCTTTAATTGAGGGGAACTTAGAGCAGGCTGAAGGCTATGGGATGGATGCGGTTACCTTACAAGCCGCTGAGCTGATCAAGCAAAAAATAAAGCGGACTGATGTTGCTATTCACTTTTTTTCAGGTGGTACTCAGACCAATCTAACGGCGCTTTCGGCTTTCTTACGACCGCACGAGGCTGTTATTGCTGCTAACACCGGACACATTTTAGTACATGAGACTGGTGCTATCGAAGCCACCGGTCATAAGATTATCTCCATCGAAGTGAGTGACGGGAAACTGGCTTGTGAGCATATTCATGCAGCTCTTGAGGGGCATACGGATGAACATATGGTGAAGCCGCGGATGGTCTATATTTCTAATCCAACGGAAATTGGTTCGATTTATACCAAAAGCGAATTATCCAGACTCAGCCAGTTTTGTCAGCAGCACGCATTATTGCTGTATGTAGATGGCGCCCGCTTGGGGTCGGCTTTGTGCTCGGAGGAGAATGATCTGGAACTTACTGAGTTGGCTAATTTGGTGGATGCGTTTTATATCGGCGGAACCAAGAATGGTGCCTTATTAGGTGAAGCACTTGTTATTTGTAATGCTGCGCTGCAGGCTGATTTTCGTTTTCATATGAAACAGAAGGGCGCACTGCTTGCGAAAGGCAAGCTTCTGGGTATCCAGTTTCGTGAACTTTTTTGTGATGATTTATATTTTGAATTGGCAAGGCATGCGAACGCAATGGCGGGTATTCTTAGAAGCGAAATCGGCCGGGCCGGCTATGCGTTTCTTACCCATTCGCCGTCTAATCAGATTTTTCCAATACTGCCTAACGAGATTATTACAAAGTTACAAGAGAAATACTCCTTTTATTTATGGTCAAAAGTGGACGATACGCATTCTTCGATTCGTCTAGTAACCTCCTGGGCAACTCAACAAGATGCTGTTACGGCTTTTATCCATGACCTTAATGCGGCAAATGCTCAAAATAGTATGGATTAA
- a CDS encoding cobalt ABC transporter ATP-binding protein, translating into MLELQSVDFGYKAQTKAISNVSLVINPGEFLAIAGRNGSGKTTLTRLLMALKKPTAGDILLQGQSIKKFSPADMARHIGYVFQNPDRQIFRDTVQAEVSYGPEQLGYTPEHIQQYVQEALAVTGLTELAATYPSILSRGQKQRLAIASALAMQPAMLILDEPTSGQDAQECQQLLILLAKLHQQGKTIVLITHDMEILARYAERVIVMDHGHKVFDGLAAALFQDDRLTQWGLSAPVAHKISRALASLSIKQTCTIQPLISQLSQRLRRDDHANASSIN; encoded by the coding sequence GTGCTTGAATTACAATCAGTTGATTTTGGCTATAAGGCTCAAACCAAGGCGATCAGTAACGTCTCTTTAGTCATCAATCCTGGCGAATTTCTGGCAATAGCCGGTCGCAACGGCAGCGGTAAAACAACGCTGACCCGGCTATTGATGGCCTTAAAAAAACCAACCGCAGGCGACATTTTGCTGCAAGGCCAAAGTATCAAAAAATTCTCACCAGCCGATATGGCTCGTCACATCGGCTATGTTTTTCAAAATCCCGACCGCCAGATATTTCGCGATACCGTGCAGGCCGAAGTCAGCTATGGACCGGAGCAGCTAGGCTACACACCTGAGCACATCCAGCAATATGTACAGGAAGCACTGGCAGTAACCGGCTTAACAGAATTAGCGGCTACTTATCCCAGTATATTGTCCCGTGGCCAAAAACAACGACTGGCGATTGCCTCGGCGCTGGCCATGCAGCCTGCCATGCTCATTCTAGATGAGCCAACTAGCGGCCAGGATGCTCAGGAATGTCAGCAATTATTAATTTTATTAGCCAAGCTGCATCAACAAGGGAAAACCATTGTACTCATTACGCATGACATGGAAATATTGGCCCGCTATGCGGAGCGAGTAATTGTGATGGATCACGGGCATAAAGTTTTTGACGGCTTAGCTGCCGCTCTGTTTCAGGATGACCGGCTTACCCAGTGGGGCTTATCGGCACCGGTAGCCCACAAGATTTCCCGGGCTTTAGCCAGCCTTAGCATCAAGCAGACTTGTACCATCCAACCTTTGATTAGTCAGCTTAGCCAGCGATTGAGGAGGGATGATCATGCAAACGCTAGCTCCATTAACTAA
- a CDS encoding methyl-accepting chemotaxis protein, translating to MRGLKIPRLQMKWLSQSIKTYVMIGLIGIISLFMAVQVFYSITQFKSSMESKVQDNLKAQAGEITNKLNIRFSEIGKHAELLAYTIEAMPRYDSELLLNVIEKYITSDNLVVGGGFWFEPNAYQPNVKYYGPYKYKGDQGKITLTWEYSNADYDYFKYDWYKAGLVTKDKVVWSEPYEDAVTNVAMVTSTSPIRKNSSVIGVTTFDIGLKEFEEYIRAIKVGNSGYAFIITQEGRYLGHRNADKNLKIKITEEQDDKLRQLGNQIIHSTTMNLIETKGFGSDDFVVSAPIGDTGMKLVLVYPMQEAYQEVRHVLAMNIGIFLALVILLSFIIIKGFNTRIGRPLDQLVQDADQIARGNLSLKVKVTANDEIGRLANSFNGMAEHLRNVIEQVLQLAEYVAASAQQLTANAEQSAHATHEVAQAINAVSGGTQQQVSQIADTTARVEQVAEGVQQVALNADSAALTSGRAANTAQTGQKSVEEAIKQMLTLEATIANSAQVVAMLGERSNEIGQIVDTISGIAGQTNLLALNAAIEAARAGEQGRGFAVVAEEVRKLAEQSQTAAKQIALLIQEIQSETNRAVQAMEAGTSEVKLGAKVVNHAGEAFSEIVQLIDQVAEQVKDIFNASQQMAGKSKQVVNLVGSIDEISKANSSQAQNVSAATEEQAASMIEIAQSSEDLAQRAQELRNLVGKFKI from the coding sequence ATGCGTGGATTGAAAATTCCGCGGTTACAGATGAAATGGCTGTCACAAAGCATCAAGACCTATGTCATGATCGGCTTGATCGGCATTATCAGTTTATTTATGGCAGTACAAGTCTTTTACAGTATTACGCAATTTAAGAGCAGCATGGAAAGTAAAGTACAGGATAATCTAAAAGCACAAGCCGGTGAGATTACCAATAAATTAAATATCCGTTTTTCAGAAATCGGCAAGCATGCCGAATTGCTGGCCTATACGATTGAGGCAATGCCTCGTTATGATTCAGAACTATTGCTTAATGTCATCGAAAAATATATTACATCGGATAATTTGGTTGTCGGAGGCGGGTTTTGGTTTGAGCCTAATGCTTACCAACCCAATGTCAAATATTATGGACCGTATAAATATAAGGGTGATCAAGGAAAAATTACATTGACCTGGGAATATAGTAATGCCGATTACGATTATTTCAAATATGACTGGTATAAAGCCGGGCTTGTTACCAAAGATAAGGTTGTATGGAGTGAACCTTATGAAGATGCTGTTACCAATGTTGCAATGGTTACTTCGACCAGCCCAATTAGAAAAAATAGCAGTGTCATCGGCGTTACTACCTTTGATATTGGACTCAAAGAATTTGAAGAATACATCCGGGCAATCAAAGTAGGTAATAGTGGCTACGCCTTTATTATTACGCAAGAAGGGCGCTATCTCGGACACCGTAACGCAGATAAAAATCTAAAAATAAAAATCACTGAAGAACAAGATGACAAACTTAGGCAGTTAGGAAATCAAATTATTCACTCGACCACAATGAATCTGATTGAAACAAAAGGTTTTGGTTCAGATGATTTTGTTGTTTCTGCTCCAATTGGTGATACTGGTATGAAATTGGTACTCGTATATCCGATGCAGGAGGCCTATCAGGAAGTCCGGCATGTTTTGGCAATGAATATTGGAATATTTTTAGCATTAGTCATCTTACTATCATTCATAATTATCAAAGGTTTCAATACCAGGATTGGTCGCCCCTTAGATCAGTTGGTGCAGGATGCTGACCAAATTGCTAGAGGTAATTTATCCTTAAAGGTCAAAGTGACGGCTAATGATGAAATTGGCAGGCTGGCTAACAGTTTTAATGGTATGGCCGAACACTTGCGCAATGTCATCGAGCAAGTGTTACAGCTGGCGGAGTATGTTGCAGCTTCTGCTCAGCAACTTACAGCAAATGCCGAGCAGTCGGCGCATGCCACACATGAAGTTGCACAAGCCATTAATGCAGTATCCGGTGGTACTCAGCAGCAAGTCAGTCAAATCGCTGATACAACGGCTAGGGTTGAGCAGGTTGCCGAAGGCGTCCAGCAAGTTGCCCTGAATGCTGATTCGGCTGCACTGACCTCCGGAAGGGCGGCTAATACTGCACAAACCGGGCAAAAGTCAGTCGAGGAAGCGATTAAGCAAATGCTTACGCTGGAGGCGACGATTGCAAATTCGGCTCAGGTTGTGGCTATGTTAGGTGAGCGTTCAAATGAAATCGGACAAATAGTTGATACCATTTCCGGAATTGCCGGACAGACCAATCTGCTTGCTCTTAATGCTGCCATTGAAGCGGCTCGGGCAGGTGAACAAGGGCGAGGGTTTGCCGTTGTTGCTGAAGAAGTACGGAAGTTGGCTGAGCAATCACAGACGGCTGCAAAACAAATTGCGCTCCTGATTCAGGAAATTCAAAGTGAAACCAACCGGGCTGTGCAGGCAATGGAAGCAGGGACTAGCGAAGTCAAGCTGGGAGCCAAAGTAGTCAATCATGCAGGCGAAGCTTTTAGTGAAATTGTTCAACTGATCGACCAGGTTGCTGAGCAGGTCAAGGACATTTTTAATGCATCACAGCAAATGGCCGGAAAGAGTAAGCAAGTGGTGAATTTAGTTGGCAGTATTGATGAAATTAGCAAAGCCAATTCGAGCCAGGCTCAGAATGTATCTGCTGCTACCGAAGAACAAGCTGCATCGATGATAGAAATCGCGCAATCTAGTGAGGATTTGGCACAACGAGCGCAGGAGTTACGCAATCTAGTAGGAAAATTTAAGATTTAG
- a CDS encoding cobalt ABC transporter permease has protein sequence MQTLAPLTKLILTLFVTLWSIMLQSVPALMTLIACQLLLLLISKVSTTVYKGVASLILFAALLAGIQYVLSGDTTLAIITALKMMAMTLVFFILLATTRMQDLSVALVSQCQVPHEYAFMLTAALRFIPDFLSESKAIQEAQACRGYRPQGNPLKRLTAYAAILKPLVLKAVSRSETMALSLELRGFANRKACSFKNRVALAIPDYTALALMAGLTIFLLISR, from the coding sequence ATGCAAACGCTAGCTCCATTAACTAAATTAATCCTCACTCTGTTTGTGACACTGTGGTCTATTATGCTGCAGTCTGTCCCAGCTTTAATGACGCTCATTGCCTGCCAGCTCTTATTATTGTTAATCTCAAAAGTAAGTACCACTGTATACAAAGGAGTAGCCAGTCTCATTTTATTTGCCGCCCTGCTGGCGGGAATACAGTATGTCCTGAGTGGTGATACTACACTTGCTATCATAACGGCATTAAAAATGATGGCTATGACACTGGTTTTTTTTATTTTGCTGGCAACTACCCGGATGCAAGATTTATCTGTGGCTTTGGTGTCGCAATGCCAGGTTCCCCATGAATATGCCTTTATGCTGACTGCCGCCCTTCGCTTTATCCCTGATTTTCTCAGCGAGAGTAAAGCCATTCAAGAAGCCCAGGCTTGTCGCGGCTATCGCCCACAAGGCAATCCGCTAAAACGCTTAACGGCCTATGCTGCAATCCTCAAGCCGTTAGTCCTAAAAGCGGTCAGCCGTTCTGAAACCATGGCGCTAAGTTTAGAATTGCGAGGCTTTGCCAATCGTAAAGCCTGCAGTTTCAAAAACCGTGTCGCCCTGGCTATCCCTGATTATACGGCTTTAGCACTGATGGCAGGCTTGACAATCTTTTTATTGATCAGCCGCTAA
- a CDS encoding MarR family transcriptional regulator has translation METETLIVQYINALSESMRHSMRKYKEETNTGELFNLTITQLHYLHAIDELRDPTFKQLVDKFNVQKSTVTDIINRLIKKDLVVKKQSIEDLRAFHVCLTNKGMELIKLENQGYFSFAQKMTKCLNEDQKEEFTTLLRTIVQDIEK, from the coding sequence GTGGAGACAGAAACACTTATTGTTCAGTACATCAATGCTTTGTCAGAATCCATGCGGCACTCAATGAGAAAATATAAGGAAGAAACAAATACTGGAGAGTTATTCAATCTCACCATCACGCAATTGCATTATCTTCATGCGATTGATGAGTTGAGGGATCCGACATTTAAACAATTAGTTGATAAATTTAATGTCCAAAAATCCACAGTAACCGATATTATCAATCGATTAATCAAAAAGGATTTGGTTGTTAAAAAGCAATCCATAGAAGACTTAAGGGCTTTTCATGTATGTTTAACCAATAAAGGGATGGAACTTATAAAGCTTGAAAATCAGGGGTATTTTTCTTTTGCTCAGAAGATGACAAAATGCCTTAATGAGGATCAGAAGGAAGAATTTACAACACTTTTAAGAACAATCGTTCAGGATATTGAGAAATGA
- a CDS encoding ethanolamine utilization protein EutJ — protein MKKQYFRLSALVMAVFVMAGILAGCGSSSSNDIRIGVLDELTGGNATMGTSAANGAKMAIKEANAKGGVLGKQLAAVVADNKSEPSESANAMTKLATQDKVVAVTGVFSSSNAIAASNVAEATKIPFLAVGATNPKVTVDEKSGKVKDYTFRVCFIDPFQGTVGANFVLNTLKIQKAAILVDNSSDYSKGLSAFFKDAFTKGGGSILAEEAYLQKDQDFKTVLTKIKALNPEVIYVPGYYEEVGKIVKQARELDIHVPIIGGDGWDSPKLVEVATAAALNNTYFTNHYSVDDTNPVSQTFVEAYKKEYGQAPDAMAVLGYDAANVLIDAIKRANSTEPGKIREALAATKDYPAITGLTTLNATHDAVKSAVIIEMKDGKQMFKANVKP, from the coding sequence GTGAAAAAACAATATTTTAGGTTGTCTGCATTAGTGATGGCAGTGTTTGTTATGGCAGGTATTTTGGCAGGCTGTGGCAGTTCATCATCAAATGATATTCGAATTGGGGTATTAGACGAACTAACTGGCGGTAACGCAACGATGGGGACTTCTGCTGCAAACGGAGCAAAAATGGCAATTAAAGAAGCCAATGCAAAAGGCGGAGTGCTAGGTAAACAACTGGCTGCTGTTGTTGCTGATAATAAAAGTGAGCCATCGGAGTCGGCGAATGCGATGACTAAGCTGGCAACACAAGATAAAGTAGTGGCTGTTACTGGTGTATTTTCCAGTTCTAACGCTATTGCTGCTTCAAACGTGGCTGAAGCAACTAAAATTCCATTCCTGGCAGTGGGAGCTACTAATCCTAAAGTAACTGTTGATGAAAAAAGCGGTAAAGTAAAAGATTATACATTTCGTGTTTGTTTTATTGATCCTTTTCAAGGAACAGTGGGTGCCAACTTTGTACTAAATACCTTGAAGATTCAGAAGGCTGCTATTCTAGTCGATAACAGCAGTGATTACAGCAAGGGGTTGTCCGCATTCTTTAAAGATGCCTTTACAAAGGGCGGTGGCAGCATTTTGGCTGAAGAAGCTTATTTGCAAAAAGACCAAGACTTTAAAACTGTCTTAACAAAAATAAAAGCTCTAAATCCTGAAGTCATTTATGTACCTGGATACTATGAGGAAGTCGGAAAAATTGTTAAACAGGCGCGTGAACTTGATATTCATGTTCCTATTATTGGCGGGGACGGCTGGGATTCTCCCAAATTGGTCGAGGTGGCCACTGCAGCCGCTTTGAATAATACTTATTTTACTAATCACTATTCTGTTGATGATACTAATCCTGTATCACAAACGTTTGTAGAAGCGTATAAGAAAGAATATGGTCAAGCACCTGATGCCATGGCTGTACTAGGCTACGATGCGGCCAATGTATTGATTGATGCAATCAAACGGGCGAATAGCACTGAGCCAGGAAAAATTCGCGAAGCGCTGGCCGCTACAAAAGACTATCCGGCTATTACTGGTTTAACGACTTTGAATGCTACGCACGATGCTGTTAAAAGTGCTGTAATTATTGAGATGAAAGATGGCAAACAAATGTTTAAGGCAAATGTTAAGCCGTAA
- a CDS encoding HD family phosphohydrolase has protein sequence MAAKMIAVKDIVPGCVLADTVLSVKGKVLLGKDVELTPRHITLLNTWDVQNVFIRIPEEQSAVVEETPELMQNIVQKANSKDYMQFVQEFDSLVTNVAQSFDFIQKSNIIPMTPLRDAAGKIHTTIAKNGLAVINYLLISDYKLANFVSRHSVMVAFFAGNIARQLKWSEEDIKGVALAGLLHDVGNLAAGRLNDTRAYLAEAAVLLKKTGGISSEVILGIIQHRECMDGSGFPTAINGFKIHPYAKVIAVADIFHVQAYTGEYANPFPVLEMLSHEMLGKLDTAVCHTFISQIRDSLLNNKIQLHDGREAEVIFFHPNGSCLPIVRTADGQIVDLSQRGSGAISRIVSPS, from the coding sequence ATGGCAGCAAAAATGATAGCGGTAAAAGATATAGTGCCCGGATGTGTTCTCGCAGATACTGTTCTTTCAGTTAAAGGAAAAGTTCTGCTGGGAAAAGATGTGGAACTGACACCTCGCCATATCACATTGTTGAATACCTGGGATGTTCAGAATGTTTTTATCCGCATTCCGGAAGAACAATCAGCAGTTGTCGAAGAAACCCCTGAGCTAATGCAGAACATTGTTCAAAAAGCAAATTCAAAAGATTATATGCAGTTTGTTCAGGAATTTGACTCACTTGTCACCAATGTAGCGCAAAGCTTTGATTTTATCCAAAAGAGCAATATTATCCCTATGACTCCATTAAGAGACGCTGCCGGCAAGATTCATACAACCATTGCCAAAAACGGATTAGCTGTTATCAACTATCTGCTGATCAGTGACTATAAGTTAGCTAATTTTGTTTCACGCCATTCGGTTATGGTCGCTTTCTTTGCCGGGAATATTGCCCGCCAATTGAAATGGAGCGAAGAGGATATAAAAGGTGTGGCTCTGGCTGGCCTTTTGCATGATGTAGGTAATTTAGCTGCCGGCAGGCTGAATGATACAAGGGCTTATTTGGCGGAGGCCGCTGTATTGCTAAAAAAAACCGGGGGAATTTCTAGTGAGGTAATTTTAGGCATTATCCAGCATCGTGAATGCATGGACGGCAGTGGTTTCCCAACTGCCATTAACGGATTTAAGATTCATCCTTATGCGAAAGTAATTGCTGTTGCCGATATTTTTCATGTACAAGCATATACCGGGGAGTATGCCAATCCCTTTCCGGTACTAGAAATGCTTTCTCATGAGATGCTTGGAAAATTAGATACGGCGGTATGCCACACTTTTATTAGTCAGATACGAGATAGTTTGCTGAATAATAAAATTCAGCTTCATGATGGCCGTGAGGCTGAGGTGATCTTCTTTCATCCGAATGGTTCCTGTTTGCCTATTGTACGGACTGCTGACGGCCAAATTGTTGATTTGTCACAGCGTGGCAGTGGGGCTATTAGTCGAATTGTATCTCCAAGTTAA